From a region of the Corallococcus coralloides DSM 2259 genome:
- a CDS encoding DUF3592 domain-containing protein: MMKWLMGLALLGIGVALAFAGGRMVYRSKVSKDWPTVQGTVVSSRVETLRSKRAVSFRPDVSYRYEVNGVPYTSDTVAFDGHGAGGLAEAQAVSHHYTAGAPVTLHYEPEDPSVACLQCGDTGLVNYVLALGGAVFALVAGWGLVELARTSLREGKRAVPQMRAKAR, translated from the coding sequence ATGATGAAGTGGCTGATGGGGCTGGCCCTGCTGGGCATCGGCGTGGCGCTGGCGTTCGCGGGCGGCCGGATGGTGTACCGCTCGAAGGTGAGCAAGGACTGGCCCACCGTGCAGGGCACCGTGGTGAGCTCCCGCGTGGAGACCTTGCGCAGCAAGCGCGCGGTGAGCTTCCGCCCGGACGTGAGCTACCGCTACGAGGTGAACGGCGTCCCGTACACCTCCGACACGGTGGCCTTCGACGGCCACGGCGCCGGCGGGCTCGCGGAGGCGCAGGCGGTGTCGCACCACTACACGGCCGGCGCCCCGGTGACGCTGCACTACGAGCCGGAGGACCCGTCCGTGGCGTGCCTCCAGTGTGGCGACACGGGCCTCGTGAACTACGTGCTGGCGCTGGGAGGCGCGGTGTTCGCGCTCGTGGCCGGCTGGGGTCTGGTGGAGCTGGCCCGCACCAGCCTGCGCGAGGGCAAGCGCGCCGTCCCCCAGATGCGCGCGAAGGCCCGCTAA
- a CDS encoding GNAT family N-acetyltransferase: MILRNVTDEDLPIFFEHQRDAVALRMAAFPSREHDAFLTHWRTKVLRPENANRTIVVGGLVAGYISSWEQDGKRLVAYWMGREHWGKGIATQALSEFLVLVPIRPLHAWVAVHNVGSIRVLEKCGFRTVAQENPQHADGVAEVLMTLGPK; this comes from the coding sequence GTGATCCTGCGCAACGTTACAGATGAAGACCTCCCGATCTTCTTCGAGCACCAACGGGACGCGGTCGCGCTGCGCATGGCCGCGTTCCCGTCGCGGGAACACGATGCCTTCCTGACCCACTGGCGCACGAAGGTTCTCCGCCCCGAGAACGCGAACCGCACCATCGTCGTTGGCGGCCTGGTCGCTGGGTACATCAGCAGTTGGGAACAGGACGGCAAGCGCCTCGTCGCCTATTGGATGGGTCGCGAGCACTGGGGCAAGGGCATCGCGACACAGGCGCTCTCGGAGTTCCTCGTGCTTGTGCCGATTCGTCCGCTCCATGCGTGGGTCGCTGTCCACAACGTCGGGTCGATCCGCGTCCTCGAGAAGTGTGGCTTCCGCACGGTGGCCCAGGAGAACCCGCAGCACGCGGACGGAGTTGCCGAGGTACTCATGACGCTGGGTCCGAAATAG
- a CDS encoding GNAT family N-acetyltransferase, translating into MPVTIRPAKDSDAPALGRMGAALARQHHGFDPQRFMVPDDVESGYRWWLGKEARRPQEAVVLVAELDGEVVGYCYGRLEGVDWNMLLDKCGALHDIWVEAKARGTGTGRLLAEAMVQRLTEMGAPRVVLHTAAKNEAAQRLFARLGWRPTMVEMTRETPPRS; encoded by the coding sequence ATGCCCGTCACCATCCGCCCCGCGAAGGACTCGGACGCGCCAGCGCTGGGCCGCATGGGCGCGGCGCTCGCGCGCCAGCACCACGGCTTCGACCCGCAGCGCTTCATGGTCCCGGACGACGTGGAGTCCGGCTACCGCTGGTGGCTGGGCAAGGAGGCGCGCCGTCCGCAGGAGGCCGTGGTGCTCGTGGCCGAGCTGGACGGTGAAGTGGTGGGCTACTGCTACGGCCGGCTGGAGGGCGTGGACTGGAACATGCTCCTCGACAAGTGCGGCGCCCTGCACGACATCTGGGTGGAGGCGAAGGCGCGCGGCACCGGCACCGGCCGGCTGCTCGCGGAGGCCATGGTGCAGCGGCTCACGGAGATGGGCGCGCCGCGCGTGGTGCTCCACACCGCCGCGAAGAACGAAGCCGCGCAGCGCCTATTCGCGCGGCTGGGCTGGCGTCCCACCATGGTGGAGATGACCCGCGAGACGCCGCCCCGCTCATAG
- a CDS encoding glutamine--tRNA ligase/YqeY domain fusion protein translates to MTTTNETQGLNFLQEVVEEDRRTGKHGGRVHTRFPPEPNGYLHIGHAKSIVLNFGLAQQYGGKCNLRLDDTNPLTEDTDYVESIQRDVRWLGFDWDDRRFFASDYFDRLYAFAEQLISQGQAYVCSLSPEEISQYRGNFTTPGKDSPYRTRTVEENLDLFRRMKAGEFPDGKHTLRAKIDMTSSNPVLRDPPIYRIRHAHHHRTGDKWCIYPLYDFAHCLSDAIEGITHSVCTLEFENRRVLYDWIVDALIKGDRPYQYEFARLNLTYAVMSKRKLLQLVQEKRVSGWDDPRMLTISGLRRRGYTPASLRDFAKRIGVSKSDSLIDMGVLELSIRDDLNETAPRAMAVLRPLKVVLENYPEGQTEELETANHPKREDMGTRKVPFMRELYIEADDFQEVPEKGFFRLAPGKEVRLRSAYFIKCEKVIKDAAGNITELRCTYDPATRGGDSPDGRKVKGTLHWVPGNAPVAQVRLFDRLFSVEQPDKDETKDFKEFLNPNSLETLSGARVEPMLADAKPGDRFQFERLGYFCADAVDSKPGAPVFNRTVTLKDSWVKEQKK, encoded by the coding sequence ATGACGACGACGAACGAGACGCAGGGCCTCAACTTCCTCCAGGAAGTCGTTGAGGAAGACCGGCGGACGGGAAAGCACGGCGGACGCGTGCACACCCGCTTCCCGCCCGAGCCCAACGGCTACCTCCACATCGGCCACGCCAAGTCCATCGTGCTGAACTTCGGGCTGGCGCAGCAGTATGGCGGCAAGTGCAACCTGCGCCTTGATGACACCAACCCGCTCACCGAGGACACGGACTACGTGGAGTCCATCCAGCGCGACGTGCGCTGGCTCGGGTTCGACTGGGACGACCGGCGCTTCTTCGCGTCCGACTACTTCGACCGGCTCTACGCCTTCGCGGAGCAGCTGATTTCGCAGGGCCAGGCCTACGTGTGCAGCCTGTCGCCGGAGGAGATCTCCCAGTACCGCGGCAACTTCACCACGCCGGGCAAGGACAGCCCGTACCGCACGCGCACGGTGGAGGAGAACCTGGACCTGTTCCGCCGGATGAAGGCGGGCGAGTTCCCGGACGGCAAGCACACGCTGCGCGCGAAGATCGACATGACGTCGTCGAACCCCGTGCTGCGCGACCCGCCCATCTACCGCATCCGGCACGCGCACCACCACCGCACGGGCGACAAGTGGTGCATCTACCCGCTCTACGACTTCGCCCACTGTCTGTCGGACGCCATCGAGGGCATCACGCACTCCGTCTGTACACTGGAGTTCGAGAACCGCCGCGTGCTGTACGACTGGATCGTCGACGCGCTGATCAAGGGCGACCGGCCCTACCAGTACGAGTTCGCGCGGCTGAACCTCACCTACGCGGTGATGAGCAAGCGCAAGCTGCTCCAGCTGGTGCAGGAGAAGCGCGTCTCCGGCTGGGATGATCCGCGCATGCTGACCATCAGCGGCCTGCGTCGCCGGGGCTACACGCCCGCGTCGCTGCGCGACTTCGCGAAGCGCATCGGCGTGAGCAAGTCCGACAGCCTCATCGACATGGGCGTGCTGGAGCTGTCCATCCGGGACGACCTCAACGAGACGGCGCCGCGCGCCATGGCCGTCCTGCGTCCGCTCAAGGTGGTGCTGGAGAACTACCCGGAGGGCCAGACGGAGGAGCTGGAGACGGCGAACCACCCGAAGCGCGAGGACATGGGCACGCGCAAGGTGCCGTTCATGCGCGAGCTCTACATCGAGGCGGACGACTTCCAGGAGGTGCCGGAGAAGGGCTTCTTCCGCCTGGCGCCGGGCAAGGAGGTGCGCCTGCGCTCCGCGTACTTCATCAAGTGCGAGAAGGTCATCAAGGACGCGGCGGGCAACATCACGGAGCTGCGCTGCACCTACGACCCGGCCACGCGCGGTGGCGACTCGCCGGATGGCCGCAAGGTGAAGGGCACGCTGCACTGGGTGCCGGGCAACGCGCCCGTGGCGCAGGTGCGGCTGTTCGACCGGCTCTTCTCCGTGGAGCAGCCGGACAAGGACGAGACGAAGGACTTCAAGGAGTTCCTCAACCCGAACAGCCTGGAGACGCTCTCCGGCGCGCGCGTGGAGCCGATGCTCGCGGACGCGAAGCCGGGTGACCGCTTCCAGTTCGAGCGCCTGGGCTACTTCTGCGCGGACGCGGTGGACTCCAAGCCGGGCGCGCCCGTGTTCAACCGCACGGTGACGCTGAAGGACTCGTGGGTGAAGGAGCAGAAGAAGTAG
- a CDS encoding glycosyltransferase: MLFTLVFMGTGGIERSVCNVLAGLDRERFDPSLFFHHGPPPPDTIGRIPADVPISWGVGVEAYRRRELPRMLWRLFQEARKADIIVSGQEGRAALLARMAGALLGKPVLGMVHFDWGAFHREQPKRQLWGLKVLYPGMDRIVACGYDSAKAFAELVNVDRDRLEVIPNFVDADRIRAAADAPLPAWAVPVFQKPVIIAVGRLEPQKSFDMLIRAHARMRAAGADTNLLILGVGSLEAELKALVAELGVASSVFMPGYADNPHALMRRATAFALSSRYEGLPMVLLEALALGCPIVSTDCPSGPSEALDGGRAGVLVPMGDDAAMAQALGRVVTDVKWRDGLRQRALERADELSAERALKAWESLLAEV; this comes from the coding sequence GTGTTGTTCACGCTCGTCTTCATGGGGACGGGGGGCATCGAGCGCTCCGTGTGCAACGTGTTGGCGGGCCTGGACCGGGAGCGGTTCGATCCCTCGCTGTTCTTCCACCATGGGCCGCCGCCGCCGGACACGATCGGGCGCATCCCCGCGGACGTGCCCATCTCCTGGGGCGTGGGCGTGGAGGCCTACCGGCGCCGGGAGCTGCCGCGGATGCTCTGGCGGCTGTTCCAGGAAGCGCGCAAGGCGGACATCATCGTCTCCGGGCAGGAGGGCAGGGCGGCCCTGCTGGCGCGGATGGCGGGTGCCCTCCTGGGCAAGCCGGTGTTGGGGATGGTGCACTTCGACTGGGGGGCCTTCCACCGCGAGCAGCCGAAGCGTCAGCTCTGGGGATTGAAGGTGCTCTACCCGGGCATGGACCGCATCGTGGCGTGTGGCTACGACTCCGCGAAGGCGTTCGCGGAGCTGGTGAACGTGGACCGCGACCGGCTGGAGGTCATCCCCAACTTCGTCGACGCGGACCGCATCCGTGCCGCGGCGGACGCTCCCCTGCCCGCGTGGGCGGTGCCGGTGTTCCAGAAGCCGGTGATCATCGCGGTGGGACGCCTGGAGCCGCAGAAGTCCTTCGACATGCTCATCCGCGCGCACGCCCGGATGCGGGCGGCCGGGGCGGACACGAACCTGCTCATCCTGGGAGTGGGCTCGCTGGAGGCGGAGCTCAAGGCGCTGGTCGCGGAACTGGGCGTGGCGTCCTCCGTGTTCATGCCGGGCTACGCGGACAACCCGCACGCGCTGATGCGGCGGGCCACGGCGTTCGCCCTGTCCTCGCGCTACGAGGGGCTCCCCATGGTGCTGCTGGAGGCGCTCGCGCTGGGCTGCCCCATCGTCAGCACGGACTGCCCCTCCGGCCCCTCGGAGGCCCTGGACGGGGGGCGGGCGGGGGTGCTGGTGCCCATGGGGGACGACGCGGCCATGGCCCAGGCCCTGGGGCGGGTGGTGACGGACGTGAAGTGGCGGGACGGGCTGCGCCAGCGGGCCCTGGAGCGGGCGGACGAGTTGTCCGCTGAACGGGCGCTCAAGGCCTGGGAGTCGCTGCTGGCCGAGGTCTGA
- a CDS encoding alpha/beta hydrolase, translating to MKSLLRPRPARFIALALLGVLAVAAVIAYRNVRAARAVLHPARQPLKPVAEGVLAGRTDVVLRTRDGLALRGWYVPSRNRAAVVVMHGFAENRTQMLFEAEVLSRAGYGVLLFDSRGHGESEGDLVTWGDREREDLRAAVDFLSHRDDVEPSRLGVLGFSMGGTTAMLEALDDERLKAVAAAGAYPSLEADTRYSYGRWGPLSVQPALWTLRLSGVDVDAVDPMKRLCDLKGRPLLLINGDVDEYAPAFLQDALFQAACEPKTYWVVPGAHHGEYAKKAPEEYAHHLRDFFNAALLSGS from the coding sequence GTGAAAAGCCTCCTCCGCCCCCGCCCCGCCCGTTTCATCGCGCTCGCCCTTCTGGGCGTGCTCGCGGTGGCGGCCGTCATCGCGTACCGCAATGTCCGCGCCGCACGCGCTGTCTTGCACCCCGCGCGCCAGCCTTTGAAGCCGGTGGCGGAAGGCGTGCTCGCGGGGCGCACGGACGTGGTGCTGCGCACGCGGGACGGCCTGGCGCTGCGCGGCTGGTACGTGCCGTCGCGCAACCGCGCGGCGGTGGTGGTGATGCACGGCTTCGCGGAGAACCGCACGCAGATGCTCTTCGAGGCGGAGGTGCTCTCACGCGCGGGTTACGGCGTGCTGCTCTTCGACTCGCGCGGCCACGGCGAGAGCGAGGGCGACCTGGTGACCTGGGGCGACCGCGAGCGCGAGGACCTGCGCGCGGCGGTGGACTTCCTCTCGCACCGCGACGACGTGGAGCCGTCCCGCCTGGGCGTGCTGGGCTTCTCCATGGGCGGCACCACCGCGATGCTGGAGGCCCTCGATGACGAGCGCCTCAAGGCGGTGGCCGCCGCGGGCGCGTACCCGTCGCTGGAGGCGGACACGCGCTACAGCTACGGCAGGTGGGGACCGCTGAGCGTCCAGCCGGCGCTCTGGACCCTGCGCCTGTCCGGCGTGGACGTGGACGCGGTGGACCCCATGAAGCGCCTGTGTGACTTGAAGGGCCGGCCGCTCCTGCTGATCAACGGCGACGTCGACGAGTACGCGCCTGCGTTCCTCCAGGACGCGCTCTTCCAGGCCGCGTGCGAGCCCAAGACCTACTGGGTGGTGCCCGGCGCGCATCACGGCGAGTACGCGAAGAAGGCCCCGGAGGAGTACGCGCACCACCTGCGCGACTTCTTCAACGCGGCGCTGCTCAGCGGCTCCTGA
- a CDS encoding arginyltransferase, with the protein MAVLLAHEIEDPRPCSYLPGREASLETLLMRNVTAQEYEHLLVRGWRRFGPQYFRPACASCHECVSLRVPVAGFTPNRSQRRARAACAHLRVEVGPPRVDEERLALYRAWHANRESSRDWEASELGAREYSLQFAFPHPSAREVAWYDDSDPSGPKLVGLGLCDETPHAWSAVYFFYDPAYARLSLGKASVLFQVELARERGIPYVYLGYRVLACDSLRYKAGFRPHELLEGRPALDAPPEWRAAAADVPDAAADAPAPERVGPEAVLRSR; encoded by the coding sequence ATGGCCGTCCTGCTGGCACACGAAATCGAAGATCCGCGCCCGTGCAGCTATCTGCCGGGGCGGGAGGCGTCCCTGGAGACGCTGCTGATGCGCAACGTGACGGCGCAGGAGTACGAGCACCTGCTCGTGCGCGGATGGCGCCGCTTCGGTCCGCAGTACTTCCGGCCCGCTTGCGCGTCGTGCCACGAGTGCGTGTCCCTGCGCGTGCCGGTGGCGGGCTTCACGCCCAACCGCAGCCAGCGCCGGGCCCGCGCCGCGTGCGCGCACCTGCGCGTGGAGGTGGGCCCGCCGCGCGTGGACGAGGAGCGCCTGGCGCTGTACCGCGCGTGGCACGCGAACCGCGAGTCGTCCCGGGACTGGGAGGCGTCCGAGCTGGGCGCGCGCGAGTATTCGCTCCAGTTCGCCTTCCCGCACCCGTCCGCGCGCGAGGTGGCCTGGTACGACGACAGCGACCCGTCAGGCCCGAAGCTGGTGGGCCTGGGCCTGTGCGACGAGACGCCGCACGCGTGGAGCGCGGTGTACTTCTTCTACGACCCGGCCTACGCGCGGCTGTCCCTGGGCAAGGCGAGCGTGCTGTTCCAGGTGGAGCTGGCGCGCGAGCGGGGAATCCCCTACGTGTACCTGGGCTACCGCGTGCTGGCGTGCGACTCGCTGCGCTACAAGGCCGGCTTCCGCCCGCATGAGCTGCTGGAGGGCCGCCCCGCGCTGGATGCGCCGCCCGAGTGGCGTGCCGCCGCGGCTGACGTGCCAGACGCCGCGGCTGACGCGCCAGCGCCAGAGCGGGTGGGCCCGGAGGCGGTGCTCAGGAGCCGCTGA
- a CDS encoding glycosyltransferase family 2 protein produces MSSVDVSVVMPTYKREKDVVEAIYSALRQEGVQVEVIVLDDSAEGTARDAVQGIGDARVRYFKQEVPSKGRPALVRNHGATLATGRYLHFLDDDDLLAEGALKAMVSALDARPDAGVAVGWVVPFSEDPEWLEDKSTYFERVAKVGAMTPNSAWTVAHILFLGTLYVNSACMVRREYFQPLGGFDPNIPVYEDVDFYMRGIRRYGHVYVNRPILNYRVGKPSLMNDLGKTGAKVEKSVAESNAIIHNKYRREHGELEYRLLQMATRALKGRFGLTRYLPLKLP; encoded by the coding sequence ATGTCATCAGTCGACGTCTCGGTGGTGATGCCCACGTACAAGCGCGAGAAGGACGTGGTGGAGGCCATCTACTCCGCGCTGCGTCAAGAAGGCGTCCAGGTGGAGGTCATCGTCCTGGACGACTCCGCGGAGGGCACGGCCCGCGACGCGGTGCAGGGCATTGGCGATGCCCGCGTGCGTTACTTCAAGCAGGAGGTGCCCTCCAAGGGGCGCCCCGCGCTGGTGCGAAACCACGGCGCCACGCTGGCCACGGGCCGCTACCTGCACTTCCTGGACGACGACGACCTGCTCGCCGAAGGGGCGCTCAAGGCCATGGTGTCGGCGCTGGACGCGCGGCCTGACGCGGGCGTCGCGGTGGGCTGGGTGGTGCCCTTCAGCGAGGATCCGGAGTGGCTGGAGGACAAGAGCACCTACTTCGAGCGCGTGGCGAAGGTGGGGGCCATGACGCCCAACAGCGCGTGGACGGTGGCGCACATCCTGTTCCTGGGCACGCTGTACGTGAACTCCGCGTGCATGGTGCGCCGCGAATACTTCCAGCCCCTGGGCGGGTTCGATCCGAACATCCCCGTCTACGAGGACGTGGACTTCTACATGCGCGGCATCCGCCGTTACGGCCACGTCTACGTGAACCGGCCCATCCTCAACTACCGGGTGGGCAAGCCGTCGCTGATGAACGACCTGGGCAAGACGGGCGCGAAGGTGGAGAAGTCCGTGGCGGAGTCCAACGCCATCATCCACAACAAGTACCGGCGCGAGCACGGCGAGCTGGAGTACCGGCTCCTGCAGATGGCCACGCGCGCGCTCAAGGGCCGCTTCGGCCTCACGCGCTACCTCCCCCTCAAGCTGCCGTAA
- a CDS encoding pyridoxal-dependent decarboxylase, with translation MSLRRRLVGTAKRQLKQTLGPVVQRAMAPARAFLPPETWSLESRGGQGLFLEGVSLSQLAQEYGSPLHVVHLAALHRNADAFQAVPPGAAGGCEVYYSYKTNPVPGVLSALHARGVGAEVISAYELWLALKLGVAPERIVYNGPVKSDASIRESITRGIGLLAANHREELDVFSRHAAELGKRPRVAVRVTTMSGWTSQFGTPIAGGQAMAAYRQALASGNLDVVGLHAHRGELIRTEAELEGFVGAVLDFADELHRELGLDLEVLDLGGSLCTPTVEHIEQRDWRLNLTFQRDLPAPDFAAALSIERYVAKVVAQVEAHYAKKGRKRPRIFLEPGRAMTGNTQLLLGRVHALKDGGERTWAVLDMGINHAECVRNEYHQLFHVERPAAPAHRAYTVVGPICTPADTLYHAVRLPELKVGDTLAIMDAGAYFVPFGTSFSFPQPAIVGVEGGKVRRLRRAETHEDLITFDDLVPAAPARAAS, from the coding sequence GTGAGCCTGCGTCGTCGTCTCGTTGGAACCGCCAAGCGCCAGTTGAAGCAGACCCTGGGGCCCGTCGTGCAGCGCGCGATGGCCCCCGCCCGCGCCTTCCTCCCCCCGGAGACGTGGAGCCTGGAGTCGCGCGGCGGCCAGGGCCTCTTCCTGGAGGGCGTGTCGCTGTCCCAGCTGGCCCAGGAGTACGGCTCGCCGCTGCACGTGGTGCACCTGGCGGCGCTGCACCGCAACGCGGACGCGTTCCAGGCGGTGCCCCCGGGCGCGGCGGGCGGCTGCGAGGTGTATTACTCGTACAAGACCAACCCCGTGCCGGGCGTGCTGTCCGCGCTGCACGCGCGCGGCGTGGGCGCGGAAGTCATCTCCGCCTATGAGCTGTGGCTCGCGCTCAAGCTGGGCGTGGCGCCGGAGCGCATCGTCTACAACGGCCCGGTGAAGTCGGACGCGTCCATCCGCGAGTCCATCACCCGGGGCATTGGCCTCCTGGCCGCGAACCACCGCGAGGAGCTGGACGTCTTCTCGCGCCACGCGGCGGAGCTGGGCAAGCGCCCGCGCGTGGCCGTGCGGGTGACGACGATGTCGGGCTGGACGTCGCAGTTCGGCACGCCCATCGCGGGCGGACAGGCGATGGCGGCGTACCGGCAGGCGTTGGCCTCCGGCAACCTGGACGTGGTGGGCCTGCACGCGCACCGGGGCGAGCTCATCCGCACGGAGGCGGAGCTGGAGGGCTTCGTTGGCGCGGTGCTGGACTTCGCGGACGAGCTGCACCGCGAGCTGGGGTTGGACCTGGAGGTGCTGGACCTGGGCGGCAGCCTCTGCACGCCGACGGTGGAGCACATCGAGCAGCGGGACTGGCGGCTCAACCTCACCTTCCAGCGCGACCTGCCCGCGCCGGACTTCGCGGCGGCGCTCTCCATCGAGCGGTACGTGGCGAAGGTGGTGGCCCAGGTGGAGGCGCACTACGCGAAGAAGGGCCGCAAGCGCCCGCGCATCTTCCTGGAGCCGGGCCGCGCGATGACGGGCAACACGCAGCTCTTGCTGGGCCGCGTGCACGCGCTCAAGGACGGCGGCGAGCGGACGTGGGCGGTGCTCGACATGGGCATCAACCACGCCGAATGCGTGCGCAACGAGTACCACCAGCTCTTCCACGTGGAACGGCCGGCCGCGCCCGCGCACCGGGCGTACACGGTGGTGGGCCCCATCTGCACCCCGGCGGACACGCTGTACCACGCGGTGCGACTGCCGGAGCTGAAGGTGGGCGACACGCTGGCCATCATGGACGCGGGCGCGTACTTCGTGCCCTTCGGCACGTCCTTCTCCTTCCCGCAGCCGGCCATCGTGGGCGTGGAGGGCGGGAAGGTGCGACGGCTGCGCCGCGCGGAGACGCACGAGGACCTGATCACCTTCGATGACCTGGTCCCCGCGGCCCCTGCGCGCGCGGCGAGCTAG